In Fluviicola taffensis DSM 16823, the following are encoded in one genomic region:
- a CDS encoding TolC family protein yields MRKLLTVLSIATAGIGFSQNSISLDSCISWSKKNYPLIKQNEITLQQTEQNEKAIRENWLPKLSFMAQATYNTEVVQFNFPGMDLKFPHDAYMTSLSLEQTIIDGGQTKSQHSVEKLSSELTIQQNEVELYKLVERVNQLYVNVLLGRENLHILELYKEDLGNRAKNMKAGVDNGLVLSSSLDELEAEILKTDQNIIESTYQLEALYKTMTLYIGKPVDKSTTLTETPIGGTAARIEIQRPELKIFDLQSKLLDARFKQINVNAIPKVTVGAAGNYGRPGPNFINQELRFFGSANLTIRWNISSLYGLKREKTKVELNKTLIDIQKEAFLFNIESSLNTQTAQLTALSQMIEKDDVIIEKRHNVTTTATAQMENGKITVVNYLSQLNAELQAKLNKKVHEIKQMNAISTINATSGSIKF; encoded by the coding sequence ATGCGCAAATTACTTACAGTACTAAGCATTGCAACAGCAGGAATTGGGTTTTCACAAAACTCCATTTCGCTAGATTCTTGCATTTCTTGGTCCAAGAAAAATTATCCATTGATCAAACAGAACGAAATCACCCTACAACAAACGGAACAAAACGAAAAAGCAATCCGCGAAAATTGGCTGCCCAAACTTTCATTCATGGCACAAGCAACTTACAATACGGAAGTTGTTCAATTCAATTTCCCTGGAATGGATTTGAAATTTCCACACGATGCATACATGACTTCGTTGAGTTTGGAGCAAACAATTATTGATGGTGGACAAACTAAATCGCAACACAGCGTTGAAAAATTAAGTTCTGAATTAACGATTCAGCAAAACGAAGTGGAATTATACAAATTGGTGGAACGAGTAAATCAATTGTATGTCAATGTGCTTTTAGGGCGCGAGAATTTACACATTCTAGAATTGTACAAAGAAGATTTAGGCAACAGAGCTAAGAATATGAAAGCTGGTGTAGACAACGGATTGGTTTTGTCTAGTTCATTGGATGAATTGGAAGCTGAAATCTTAAAAACAGATCAAAACATCATTGAATCAACCTACCAATTGGAAGCACTTTACAAGACAATGACACTTTACATTGGCAAACCAGTTGACAAAAGCACAACTCTTACTGAAACACCAATTGGTGGAACAGCTGCTCGCATTGAAATTCAACGTCCGGAACTAAAAATATTCGACCTTCAATCCAAGTTATTAGATGCGCGCTTCAAACAAATAAACGTGAATGCAATTCCAAAAGTAACTGTTGGTGCAGCTGGAAACTACGGTCGTCCTGGTCCAAACTTCATCAACCAAGAATTGCGCTTTTTCGGTAGTGCTAACTTGACAATTCGTTGGAACATCAGTTCACTATACGGTTTGAAAAGAGAGAAAACAAAGGTTGAATTGAACAAAACATTAATAGATATTCAGAAAGAAGCGTTCTTGTTCAACATCGAATCTTCATTAAATACGCAAACTGCTCAATTGACAGCTCTTTCTCAAATGATCGAAAAAGACGATGTGATTATCGAAAAAAGACACAATGTTACAACTACCGCAACCGCACAAATGGAAAATGGCAAGATTACCGTTGTCAATTATTTGTCACAATTAAACGCTGAACTTCAAGCAAAACTCAACAAGAAAGTTCATGAAATCAAACAAATGAATGCCATTTCAACAATCAACGCAACATCAGGTTCAATCAAATTTTAA
- a CDS encoding TetR/AcrR family transcriptional regulator: MGLKDSTTEEKILEAAKEVFMKYGLYGARMQDIADTAKINKALLHYYFRSKEKLFDAVFDGALEKYFAQMTVIGDKSMPIKERLMQYVDNMFDFFTEYPQMSMFIVKEISINPEMFHEKVKHLKHQRSLLIPTLEEAFANKEIEPFDPMIFMVNLHSLCAYPFLALPLYKVILKKHGYNWEVEAKEKVKQSVKDFISFKFQ; the protein is encoded by the coding sequence ATGGGATTAAAGGATTCAACAACGGAAGAAAAAATCTTAGAGGCAGCTAAGGAGGTTTTCATGAAGTATGGTCTTTATGGTGCACGGATGCAGGACATCGCCGATACAGCAAAAATTAACAAGGCATTGCTTCACTATTATTTCCGAAGTAAAGAGAAATTATTCGATGCAGTTTTTGACGGAGCATTGGAAAAATATTTCGCTCAAATGACAGTGATCGGAGATAAATCGATGCCTATCAAAGAGCGTTTGATGCAATATGTAGACAACATGTTTGACTTTTTTACCGAATATCCTCAAATGTCGATGTTCATCGTCAAAGAAATTTCCATCAATCCGGAAATGTTTCATGAAAAGGTGAAACACTTAAAGCATCAACGATCTTTACTGATTCCAACGTTAGAGGAAGCTTTTGCCAACAAGGAAATAGAACCTTTTGATCCTATGATATTCATGGTCAATCTACATTCACTTTGCGCTTATCCGTTTTTAGCATTGCCGCTTTACAAGGTGATCCTGAAAAAACATGGATACAACTGGGAAGTTGAGGCCAAAGAAAAAGTCAAACAATCCGTCAAAGATTTCATTTCCTTCAAATTTCAATAA
- a CDS encoding iron-containing alcohol dehydrogenase, which translates to MNNFEITTPTTIVFGKDQLTRISQLLKTQAVDGKVIVLYGGGSIEKSGFLDKLKTELADLDLHFFKGIEANPEFTTLMKAVEYIREHQIGYMLAVGGGSVIDGAKFISGAVNYGGDPWDVLTQVPGSVFTSAVPFGCILTIPATGSESNSGAVISRSELKEKRTMGGPLFFPKFALLDPTFVATLPKRQIANGVIDAYTHTMEQYLTFTGENLLQERYAEGILSTLIEIGEKVLENPADYELAANLMWCANQALNGVLRCGVTTDWATHMIGHELTALHGIDHAQSLAIIAPRLYEVKFESKKAKLTQYGQRVWNLEGSDDQVARKAIAKTEEFFHKLSVKTRISEYTSDYQDTARIIHDRFVQRGWLGLGEKKDLTPKEAEYIVNQAI; encoded by the coding sequence ATGAATAATTTCGAGATTACAACTCCAACAACGATTGTCTTTGGAAAAGACCAATTGACACGGATTTCCCAACTGTTGAAAACACAAGCAGTTGATGGAAAAGTGATTGTTTTATATGGAGGTGGATCCATTGAAAAATCAGGTTTTCTAGATAAATTGAAAACAGAGTTGGCTGATTTGGACCTGCATTTTTTCAAAGGGATAGAAGCTAATCCGGAATTTACTACTTTGATGAAGGCTGTTGAATATATCCGCGAACATCAAATTGGATATATGTTGGCAGTTGGCGGAGGATCTGTGATTGATGGAGCGAAATTTATTTCAGGAGCCGTGAATTATGGGGGTGATCCTTGGGATGTTTTAACACAAGTTCCAGGAAGCGTTTTCACTTCTGCGGTTCCATTTGGTTGTATTTTAACGATTCCAGCTACAGGTTCTGAATCGAATTCGGGAGCTGTAATCAGTCGGTCTGAATTGAAAGAAAAAAGAACGATGGGTGGACCACTTTTCTTCCCGAAATTTGCATTATTGGACCCAACTTTTGTTGCAACATTGCCCAAACGCCAAATTGCGAATGGAGTAATTGACGCATATACACATACGATGGAGCAATATTTGACTTTCACAGGAGAGAATTTATTGCAGGAACGTTATGCGGAAGGAATCTTATCAACTTTGATTGAAATTGGCGAAAAAGTATTGGAAAATCCTGCTGATTATGAATTGGCTGCAAATCTCATGTGGTGTGCAAATCAAGCATTAAATGGCGTATTGCGTTGTGGGGTAACTACCGATTGGGCAACTCACATGATTGGTCATGAATTGACAGCTTTACACGGAATTGACCACGCACAATCTTTAGCAATCATCGCTCCGAGATTATACGAAGTGAAATTTGAAAGCAAGAAAGCAAAATTGACACAATACGGACAACGTGTTTGGAACCTCGAAGGTTCAGATGATCAGGTTGCGCGAAAAGCGATTGCAAAAACAGAAGAATTTTTCCATAAATTGAGTGTGAAAACACGTATTTCAGAATATACATCTGATTATCAGGATACAGCCAGAATCATTCACGATCGCTTTGTTCAACGTGGCTGGTTGGGATTAGGAGAGAAGAAAGATTTAACCCCGAAAGAGGCAGAATACATTGTTAATCAAGCCATTTAA
- the dxs gene encoding 1-deoxy-D-xylulose-5-phosphate synthase → MHPYQAGPLLEQITIPQDLRDKMTVEQLPQVADELRQYIVDVISEIGNSHFGASLGVVELTVALHYVFNTPDDQLVWDVGHQAYGHKILTGRRSVFHTNRTKGGISGFPKRSESEYDTFGVGHSSTSISAALGMAVASRYKGEKNRQHIAVIGDGAMTAGMAFEGMNHAGFEKDANLLVILNDNCMSIDPNVGALKEYLTDITTSHTYNKVKDEVWKLLGKVSKFGPDAQSVVSKISSALKGSILKQSNLFESLNFRYFGPVDGHDAIGLAKVLEDLKDIPGPKILHCITRKGAGYKFSEEGNPTKWHAPGVFNKETGEIVKIVPKSPQPPKYQDVFGHTIVELAEQNDKIMGVTPAMPSGCSLTFMMEAMPNRAFDVGIAEQHAVTFSAGLATQGLVPFCNIYSSFMQRAYDQVLHDVALQNLHVVFCLDRGGLVGADGATHHGAYDIAYMRSIPNMIVSAPMNEAELRNLMFTAQAENHGPFSIRYPRGNGVMTEWKTSMKAVQIGQGRKVTSGEDIALVTIGHVGNFAQEAIQSLKESGASVAHYDMRFVKPLDETLLHEIFTKFDKVITIEDGCIMGGFGSAIIEFMVDHNYHSKVIRLGIPDKYVHHGTSEELHADCGFDSRSIAAKVKELLNMSERIDTKQNQA, encoded by the coding sequence ATGCATCCATATCAAGCAGGACCTTTATTGGAACAAATCACAATCCCTCAAGATTTAAGGGATAAAATGACTGTGGAACAATTGCCACAAGTCGCTGATGAATTGCGCCAATACATCGTGGATGTGATTTCTGAAATTGGAAATTCTCACTTTGGAGCGAGCTTAGGAGTTGTTGAATTAACGGTTGCACTGCATTATGTGTTCAATACACCAGATGATCAGTTGGTTTGGGATGTTGGTCATCAAGCTTACGGACATAAAATATTAACTGGTCGTAGAAGCGTTTTTCATACAAACAGAACGAAAGGAGGAATCTCTGGATTCCCGAAACGATCTGAAAGTGAATACGATACTTTTGGAGTTGGCCACTCTTCTACTTCTATTTCTGCTGCCTTGGGAATGGCTGTTGCTAGTCGTTACAAAGGAGAAAAAAATCGTCAACACATTGCCGTAATTGGTGATGGAGCGATGACTGCAGGGATGGCTTTCGAAGGAATGAACCATGCAGGTTTCGAGAAAGATGCTAATTTATTGGTGATTTTGAATGACAATTGTATGTCTATCGACCCGAATGTAGGTGCTCTCAAAGAATATTTGACAGATATTACGACTTCTCATACGTACAACAAAGTGAAAGATGAGGTGTGGAAATTGCTCGGGAAGGTCAGTAAATTTGGCCCTGATGCGCAATCTGTCGTTTCGAAAATATCTAGCGCTTTGAAAGGTTCTATCTTAAAGCAAAGCAATTTATTTGAATCATTAAACTTCCGTTATTTTGGTCCAGTAGACGGACACGATGCTATTGGCTTGGCAAAAGTATTGGAAGATTTAAAAGATATTCCTGGCCCGAAAATCCTGCATTGTATCACACGAAAAGGTGCTGGATATAAATTCTCGGAAGAAGGAAATCCCACAAAATGGCATGCCCCAGGAGTTTTCAATAAAGAAACGGGTGAAATCGTTAAGATTGTTCCCAAATCTCCACAACCTCCGAAATATCAAGATGTATTTGGTCACACTATTGTGGAATTGGCAGAGCAAAATGATAAAATCATGGGAGTTACTCCTGCAATGCCAAGCGGTTGTTCACTGACTTTTATGATGGAAGCCATGCCGAATCGCGCATTTGATGTAGGCATTGCGGAACAACATGCTGTGACTTTCTCAGCTGGACTGGCGACACAAGGATTGGTGCCATTTTGCAATATTTACTCGTCATTCATGCAACGCGCTTATGATCAAGTGCTACATGACGTAGCTTTACAAAACCTTCACGTAGTTTTTTGTTTAGATCGTGGTGGACTAGTTGGAGCTGACGGTGCAACACATCATGGTGCTTACGATATTGCATACATGCGAAGCATTCCAAATATGATTGTTTCTGCACCAATGAATGAAGCTGAGTTGCGAAATTTAATGTTTACTGCTCAAGCTGAAAATCATGGACCATTTTCTATTCGTTATCCACGTGGAAACGGGGTTATGACGGAATGGAAAACATCCATGAAAGCAGTTCAAATCGGTCAAGGTCGAAAAGTAACGAGTGGAGAAGATATCGCATTGGTTACAATTGGGCATGTGGGAAATTTTGCGCAGGAAGCTATTCAATCTTTGAAAGAAAGTGGAGCTTCAGTGGCTCATTACGATATGCGTTTTGTTAAACCCCTGGATGAAACCTTGTTACACGAAATCTTTACCAAATTCGACAAAGTAATAACGATTGAAGATGGTTGTATCATGGGTGGATTTGGTTCTGCGATTATCGAATTCATGGTAGATCATAACTATCATTCAAAAGTGATTCGATTGGGAATTCCAGATAAATATGTTCATCACGGAACCTCAGAAGAACTGCATGCTGATTGTGGGTTTGACTCCCGATCAATCGCTGCGAAAGTGAAGGAATTATTGAACATGTCTGAAAGAATTGATACGAAACAAAATCAAGCCTAG
- a CDS encoding ComEC/Rec2 family competence protein produces the protein MIEITFKDVGQGDSIILKWIKDDEEKLGIIDCKISNKENSILNYVKENKIKRIEFLILSHPHLDHFSGFISLLEYCIGNNVQIGYFLHTANNMPVFWKTAVEGVIATSQIAILLKLIKTSKDKLGMKSHPVQGETIYGKFDLNDDFCIEFLNPTSEELDLYARNQISEPIEEEQGNRPSANWLSTVIKIYNKKCDWYALLTSDANKDVLFYNGVENRKEYKGELVLAQCPHHGAKGNFKKSFWQKLNPNKREIPIVISVGRNSYDHPSKEVISTLQGLKYKVFLTNNKAVYSKEMKSLSTALDTFSSIVEDEVINGDKIFRIDNLGNVS, from the coding sequence ATGATTGAAATTACATTTAAGGATGTTGGTCAAGGCGATTCCATTATTCTGAAATGGATTAAGGATGATGAAGAAAAATTAGGTATAATTGATTGTAAGATCAGTAATAAAGAAAATTCAATACTGAATTATGTAAAAGAGAATAAAATTAAAAGGATAGAGTTTTTAATTCTTTCTCATCCCCATCTGGATCATTTTTCTGGTTTTATTTCGTTACTGGAGTATTGCATTGGAAATAATGTGCAAATAGGATACTTTTTACATACGGCTAATAATATGCCTGTTTTTTGGAAAACAGCTGTTGAAGGTGTTATTGCTACAAGTCAAATAGCTATATTACTTAAGTTAATTAAAACTTCTAAAGACAAGCTTGGAATGAAAAGTCATCCAGTTCAGGGAGAAACTATATATGGAAAATTCGATTTGAACGATGATTTTTGTATAGAATTTTTGAACCCAACATCCGAGGAGTTGGATCTTTATGCTCGAAATCAAATTTCTGAACCAATAGAAGAGGAACAGGGCAATAGACCTTCAGCAAATTGGCTTTCAACAGTTATTAAAATTTATAATAAAAAGTGTGACTGGTATGCGTTATTGACCTCGGATGCGAATAAAGACGTTTTGTTTTATAATGGAGTTGAAAATAGAAAAGAATATAAAGGAGAATTGGTTTTAGCACAATGCCCGCATCATGGTGCAAAAGGGAATTTTAAAAAATCCTTTTGGCAGAAGCTTAATCCCAATAAAAGAGAAATTCCAATAGTTATTTCTGTTGGTAGAAATTCTTATGATCATCCATCTAAAGAAGTAATTTCGACTCTTCAAGGGTTGAAGTATAAAGTTTTTCTTACCAACAACAAAGCAGTTTATTCTAAAGAAATGAAATCACTATCAACAGCATTAGATACTTTTTCCAGTATAGTTGAAGATGAGGTAATTAATGGGGATAAAATATTTAGAATAGATAATCTAGGAAATGTTAGTTAA
- a CDS encoding AEC family transporter — protein sequence MSNFILIAVCFLAGFLLRKSGVLAKGSHHGINVWIIYVALPAATLKYLPSVVWSNDLIIPLITPLICWLGAWLLAELVSKPFHFDRKTKAAFLIVTGLGNTSFIGFPLISAYYGEKYLSIAAVTDQMSFFILAVFASVVAMKASGKAKADFKTISLKLLKFPPFLVIIAALILPYFISFEPITPLATTLAATLSPLALFSVGLQFELGKMRDVLKPILAASIYKLILSPLIIFGLAFAFHTGQMETKISVFEASMGTMISAGILNDQFGLNPRLSNLIVFMTILLSFVTSGIWYLVLENLL from the coding sequence ATGTCCAATTTTATCTTGATAGCAGTTTGTTTCTTGGCGGGGTTTCTCCTTCGAAAATCCGGAGTTCTTGCCAAAGGAAGTCACCATGGAATCAATGTTTGGATTATCTATGTGGCACTTCCGGCTGCAACATTGAAATACCTTCCAAGCGTTGTCTGGTCGAATGATCTTATCATTCCATTAATTACTCCGTTGATTTGCTGGTTGGGTGCCTGGCTGCTTGCCGAACTCGTTTCCAAACCGTTTCATTTCGACCGTAAAACCAAAGCTGCATTTTTGATTGTTACAGGATTGGGAAACACCTCGTTCATTGGTTTTCCGTTAATTTCAGCGTATTATGGCGAAAAATACTTGTCGATTGCAGCTGTAACGGATCAGATGTCGTTTTTCATTTTGGCGGTTTTTGCGTCAGTAGTTGCGATGAAAGCATCTGGTAAAGCGAAGGCAGATTTCAAAACAATTAGCCTCAAATTACTTAAATTCCCACCGTTTTTGGTGATTATCGCAGCGCTGATTTTACCTTATTTCATTTCTTTTGAACCCATTACTCCTTTGGCTACAACATTGGCAGCAACGCTTTCCCCGTTGGCATTATTCTCCGTTGGTTTGCAGTTTGAACTGGGAAAAATGCGTGATGTATTGAAACCGATTTTGGCAGCATCCATTTATAAATTGATTCTTTCTCCGTTGATAATATTCGGATTGGCTTTTGCTTTTCATACAGGTCAAATGGAGACTAAAATATCGGTTTTTGAGGCTTCGATGGGAACGATGATTAGCGCGGGTATTTTGAATGATCAGTTTGGGTTGAATCCAAGATTGAGTAACCTGATTGTTTTTATGACGATTTTGTTATCGTTTGTTACGAGTGGAATTTGGTATTTAGTGCTTGAAAATTTGCTTTGA